A region from the Brassica napus cultivar Da-Ae chromosome C8, Da-Ae, whole genome shotgun sequence genome encodes:
- the LOC111212683 gene encoding myosin-5 isoform X1: MQAAPVIIVGSHVWVEDPHLAWIDGQVTRIDGQNIHVRTNKGKTVVTSVYFPKDTEASPGGVDDMTKLSYLHEPGVLQNLETRYELNHIYTYTGNILIAVNPFQRLPHLYATDMMEQYKGIGLGELSPHVFAIGDAAYRAMINEGKSNSILVSGESGAGKTETTKMLMRYLAFLGGRSGVEGRTVEQQVLESNPVLEAFGNAKTLRNNNSSRFGKFVEIQFDKHGRISGAAIRTYLLERSRVCQISDPERNYHCFYLLCAAPPEDIKKYKLGNPQSFHYLNQSSCYELDGVDDASEYLETRRAMDVVGISNEEQEAIFRVVAAILHLGNIDFGLGEEIDSSVIKDENSRFHLNLAAELLMCNAKSLEDALIRRVMVTPEEIITKTLDPDNAIASRDTLAKTIYSHLFDWIVNKINTSIGQDPRSKSIIGVLDIYGFESFKCNSFEQFCINFTNEKLQQHFNQHVFKMEQEEYTKEEIDWSYIEFIDNQDVLDLIEKKPGGIISLLDEACMFPKSTHETFSNKLFQTFKGHERFSKPKLSQTDFTISHYAGEVTYQSNHFIDKNKDYIVAEHQALFTASNCSFVAGLFHALHEDSSRSSKFSSIGSRFKQQLHSLMETLNGTEPHYIRCIKPNNILKPGIFENFNIIHQLRCGGVLEAIRISCAGYPTRLAFYDFLERFGLLAPEVLDGNYDDEVACQMILDKKGLRDYQVGKTKIFLRAGQMAELDARRAEVLGNAARVIQRQFRTWIARKKFRSIRNAAIVLQSFLRGEIARTVHKKLIIEAAALRFQKNFRRYIARKSFVTNRSAAVVLQTGFKGMIARNEFRLRRQTKAAIVIQAHWRGQRAYAYYIRLKKAAIVTQCAWRCRLARRELRMLKLAARETGALKDAKDKLEKRVEELTWRLQLEKRLRTDLEEAKVQEVAKLQESLHTMRSQLKEATVMVLKEQEAARIAIEEAGSVKKEPVVVEDTEKINSLSNEIEKLKGMLSSETHRADEATQAYRSALVQNEELSKRLDEAGKKINQLQDSVQRFQEKVSNLESENKVLRQQSLALSPASRALALRPKTTIIQMQRTPERFTFSNGETKQIQEPETEDRPQKSLNQKQLENQELLLKSISEDIGFSEGKPVAACLIYKCLIHWRSFEVERTNIFNRIIETIASAIEMQENDDVLCYWLSNSATLLMLLERTLKAGNIPPSRHRAMSTSLFGRVSQSFIGSPQSVGFPFMNGRAIGGGLDELRQVEAKYPALLFKQQLTAYLEKIYGVIRDRMKREIAPLLAVCIQAPRQPRSGLIKGRSHNNFEAQKALSAHWQSIVTCLNGHLRTMRANYVPSLLISKVFGQIFSFINVQLFNSLVLRRECCSFSNGEYVKTGLAELEKWCHDATEEFAGSAWDELKHIRQAVGFLVIHQKPKKSLHEITTELCPVLTVQQLYRISTMYSDDKYGTHSVSSEVMGSMRQTVSEDTNKSFLLDDDSSIPFSLEDISKSMPNLEVAEIDPPPLIRQNTSFMFLLERSD; this comes from the exons ATGCAGGCTGCTCCGGTTATAATTGTGGGCTCGCATGTGTGGGTTGAGGATCCGCATTTAGCGTGGATAGATGGACAAGTTACTCGCATCGATGGTCAAAACATTCATGTCAGAACTAACAAAGGCAAAACC GTTGTGACGAGTGTATATTTTCCCAAGGATACTGAAGCTTCACCTGGAGGTGTAGATGACATGACAAAGCTTTCATACTTGCACGAGCCCGGAGTCTTACAAAACCTTGAGACGAGATATGAACTTAACCACATCTAC ACATATACAGGGAATATCTTAATTGCAGTTAATCCATTCCAAAGGCTGCCTCATCTTTATGCAACCGATATGATGGAACAATATAAAGGAATTGGACTTGGAGAACTGAGTCCTCATGTTTTCGCAATCGGGGATGCTGCATACAG GGCGATGATTAATGAAGGGAAGAGCAATTCGATTTTGGTAAGTGGAGAAAGTGGTGCTGGTAAAACCGAGACGACGAAGATGCTCATGAGGTACCTTGCCTTTTTGGGAGGGAGGTCTGGTGTTGAAGGAAGAACAGTTGAACAACAAGTCTTAGag TCCAATCCAGTTCTGGAAGCATTTGGCAATGCGAAAACCTTACGGAACAACAATTCGAG TCGCTTTGGTAAATTTGTTGAAATCCAATTTGACAAGCATGGAAGGATATCTGGGGCAGCTATCAGGACTTATCTGCTTGAGAGGTCCCGTGTTTGCCAAATCTCAGACCCTGAGAGAAACTACCATTGCTTTTACCTTCTTTGTGCTGCTCCACCAGAG gacATAAAGAAGTACAAGTTGGGAAACCCACAGTCATTCCACTATCTAAATCAGTCAAGCTGTTATGAACTGGATGGTGTTGATGATGCTAGTGAATACCTTGAAACCAGAAGAGCTATGGATGTAGTTGGAATCAGTAATGAAGAACAG GAGGCAATCTTCAGGGTGGTTGCTGCGATTCTTCATCTTGGTAACATTGATTTTGGACTAGGGGAAGAAATTGATTCCTCGGTGATCAAAGATGAAAATTCACGATTCCATCTTAACTTGGCCGCAGAGCTACTTAT GTGTAACGCCAAGAGCCTAGAAGATGCACTTATTAGGCGAGTGATGGTTACACCTGAAGAGATTATCACGAAAACTCTTGATCCCGATAATGCAATTGCGAGTAGGGATACCCTGGCAAAGACTATATATTCTCACTTGTTTGACTG GATCGTGAATAAAATCAATACTTCCATCGGGCAGGACCCAAGGTCAAAGTCGATTATTGGAGTTCTGGATATCTATGGGTTTGAAAGTTTCAAGTGCAATAg TTTTGAGCAATTCTGCATCAATTTCACGAATGAAAAACTGCAGCAGCATTTTAATCAG CATGTTTTTAAGATGGAGCAGGAGGAGTACACCAAAGAAGAGATCGATTGGAGCTACATAGAATTTATTGATAACCAAGATGTTCTTGATTTAATTGAAAAA AAACCAGGAGGAATCATTTCACTTCTAGATGAAGCCTG CATGTTTCCCAAGTCTACACATGAAACCTTCTCCAATAAGTTGTTCCAGACGTTCAAAGGTCACGAGAGATTTTCCAAACCGAAGCTCTCTCAGACTGATTTTACGATATCGCATTATGCAGGAGAG GTTACTTATCAATCAAACCATTTTATCGACAAGAACAAGGACTATATAGTTGCTGAACATCAGGCGCTGTTTACTGCATCTAATTGCTCCTTTGTGGCGGGTTTGTTCCATGCGCTTCATGAAGACTCATCCAGGTCATCGAAATTTTCTTCCATTGGGTCACGTTTCAAG CAACAACTTCACTCGCTGATGGAAACCCTGAATGGTACAGAACCTCATTACATCAGATGTATAAAGCCGAATAATATTCTCAAACCTGGCATCTTTGAGAATTTCAACATCATTCATCAATTACGTTGTGGG GGTGTTCTTGAGGCCATTAGGATCAGTTGCGCTGGCTATCCTACCAGACTTGCCTTCTATGATTTTCTCGAACGTTTTGGTCTTCTTGCTCCAGAAGTTTTGGACGGAAA TTATGATGATGAAGTAGCTTGCCAAATGATTCTTGATAAGAAAGGTCTGAGGGACTACCAG GTTGGAAAGACAAAGATTTTCCTTCGAGCTGGTCAGATGGCTGAACTAGATGCTCGGAGAGCAGAGGTGCTTGGAAATGCTGCCAGAGTCATTCAGAGGCAATTCCGCACATGGATTGCCCGAAAGAAATTCCGTTCTATTCGAAATGCTGCAATTGTATTGCAATCCTTCCTAAGAG GCGAGATTGCCCGGACAGTACACAAAAAACTGATTATAGAAGCTGCAGCTCTAAGATTCCAGAAGAATTTCCGCCGGTACATCGCCAGGAAATCTTTTGTAACCAACAGATCAGCTGCAGTCGTGTTGCAGACTGGCTTTAAGGGCATGATTGCACGTAATGAATTCAGGTTAAGAAGGCAAACAAAAGCTGCCATAGTGATTCAG GCCCACTGGCGTGGTCAGCGAGCATACGCATATTACATAAGACTTAAGAAGGCGGCAATAGTCACTCAATGTGCCTGGAGATGCAGACTTGCTAGAAGAGAGCTTAGAATGCTGAAATTG GCTGCAAGAGAAACTGGTGCTCTTAAAGATGCTAAAGATAAATTGGAGAAGCGGGTGGAAGAGCTTACCTGGCGTTTGCAATTGGAGAAGCGATTAAGG ACTGATTTGGAGGAGGCAAAGGTGCAAGAAGTTGCAAAGCTGCAAGAGTCTTTGCACACCATGCGGTCGCAGTTGAAAGAAGCTACTGTAATGGTATTAAAGGAACAGGAGGCCGCTCGAATAGCAATTGAAGAAGCAGGTTCAGTAAAAAAGGAACCTGTTGTTGTTGAAGATACAGAGAAGATAAATTCTTTGAGTAACGAAATTGAGAAGCTAAAG GGAATGTTGTCATCAGAAACACATAGGGCAGATGAAGCAACGCAGGCTTATCGCAGTGCATTAGTCCAAAATGAGGAATTAAGTAAGAGACTTGACGAagctggaaaaaaaataaaccagCTTCAAGATTCTGTTCAGAG ATTCCAAGAAAAAGTCTCTAATTTGGAGTCAGAGAATAAGGTACTCCGGCAACAGTCTCTTGCTCTCTCACCAGCTAGTAGAGCTTTGGCCCTAAGACCAAAAACTACCATAATTCAG ATGCAGAGAACTCCCGAGAGATTTACTTTCTCCAAtggagaaacaaaacaaattcag GAACCTGAAACTGAGGATAGGCCCCAGAAATCGCTTAATCAGAAACAGCTG GAAAACCAGGAGCTACTACTAAAGTCTATCTCGGAAGATATAGGATTTTCTGAAGGCAAGCCTGTTGCTGCATGCCTGATATATAAGTGTCTGATACACTGGAGATCTTTTGAAGTAGAAAGGACCAATATATTTAATCGTATAATTGAGACAATAGCATCGGCCATCGAG ATGCAGGAAAACGACGATGTACTATGCTATTGGTTATCCAATTCCGCCACACTTTTAATGTTACTTGAACGCACTCTGAAAGCGGGTAACATACCTCCCTCGAGACATCGGGCGATGTCTACATCTTTGTTTGGACGAGTATCTCAG AGTTTCATAGGCTCTCCACAAAGTGTTGGATTCCCATTTATGAATGGAAGGGCGATTGGTGGAGGGCTAGACGAACTACGTCAAGTGGAAGCTAAATATCCTGCTTTGCTTTTCAAGCAGCAGCTCACCGCTTACCTAGAAAAGATTTATGGAGTGATCCGAGACCGGATGAAGAGAGAGATTGCGCCTCTGCTTGCTGTTTGCATTCAG GCACCAAGGCAACCACGTTCTGGTTTAATAAAAGGACGCTCACATAATAATTTTGAGGCTCAAAAAGCGCTAAGTGCTCATTGGCAAAGCATTGTCACATGTCTAAACGGCCACTTGAGGACTATGAGGGCCAACTAT GTGCCTTCGTTGCTAATTTCTAAAGTGTTCGGGCAGATATTTTCATTTATCAATGTTCAGTTGTTTAACAG CCTTGTTTTGCGACGTGAATGCTGCTCGTTTAGCAACGGAGAGTATGTAAAAACAGGACTTGCAGAGCTTGAAAAGTGGTGCCATGATGCAACTGAGGAG TTTGCTGGTTCGGCTTGGGATGAACTAAAgcacatcagacaagctgttgGCTTCTTGGTTATACATCAGAAGCCTAAGAAAAGCTTACACGAGATAACTACTGAACTTTGTCCG GTGCTTACCGTGCAGCAACTTTACAGGATCAGTACTATGTATTCGGACGACAAATACGGAACACATAGCGTATCTTCAGAG GTGATGGGAAGCATGAGGCAGACGGTTTCAGAGGATACCAACAAGTCATTTTTACTAGACGACGATTCGAG CATCCCATTCTCGCTTGAAGACATCTCGAAATCGATGCCAAACTTAGAGGTTGCGGAGATCGATCCTCCTCCATTGATTCGCCAAAACACCAGCTTCATGTTCTTGTTGGAAAGGTCAGACTGA
- the LOC106430257 gene encoding F-box/LRR-repeat protein At1g48400-like — protein MWQAGRRKGQLESISCRDSISNLPDDILGIILSFPSTKLAASTSVLSKRWKNLLPLADSSLDFDDSISLYPDHRDTAARSSAFADFVDKTVALLSTCPIKTLSVNGRYEKSRVDDWIRVALQRSLSELHLRCPHRIDKDRVELLFRSKTLVKLTLSDGCVIEALPDGHMDFTEQPFMDEKINEDRFFPSLKSLYIGDIVIEESYYHKLILTCPVLEELFIHNDGESHPPSWIGFAPCRTLKRLVIYYVVPPEYKDVYDDQEVCIGCPENLVYFEFSSYVHDVYNDGGEMESLVEARLDLRLLESTTSFDDYTETGEYNDLLVVNGFDDIFGDATILLLRMITALHFGCKLFFTFDNLVTLSFESDKDKSWQVLPRLLRKTPKLQNLVIKVDVEMCALAIIVPNVRE, from the exons ATGTGGCAGGCTG GCAGAAGAAAGGGTCAGTTGGAGTCTATATCTTGTAGAGATTCAATAAGCAATTTGCCAGATGATATTCTTGGCATAATCTTGTCTTTCCCATCCACAAAACTTGCTGCTTCCACATCGGTTCTGTCCAAGAGGTGGAAGAATCTGCTCCCTCTCGCAGACAGCAGCCTTGATTTTGATGACTCCATCTCTCTCTATCCCGACCACCGAGATACCGCTGCAAGGTCGAGTGCATTCGCCGATTTCGTGGACAAGACAGTCGCTCTGTTAAGTACCTGTCCCATCAAGACTCTCTCCGTGAATGGCCGCTACGAAAAGTCTCGTGTTGACGATTGGATTCGCGTCGCGTTACAACGCAGCTTATCGGAACTACACTTGCGGTGTCCTCATCGGATAGACAAAGATAGAGTAGAGTTGTTGTTTCGGTCCAAAACATTGGTTAAGCTTACACTATCCGATGGATGCGTTATCGAAGCCCTCCCTGATGGACACATGGACTTTACTGAACAACCTTTTatggatgagaaaataaatgaaGATAGGTTTTTCCCATCGCTCAAATCGCTTTATATCGGCGATATCGTGATTGAGGAGTCCTATTACCACAAGCTCATCCTTACGTGCCCCGTTCTGGAAGAATTGTTCATACATAACGATGGCGAATCACACCCGCCGAGTTGGATTGGATTTGCGCCATGTCGTACTTTGAAGCGACTTGTGATTTATTACGTCGTTCCACCCGAGTATAAAGATGTTTACGATGATCAAGAAGTTTGCATCGGTTGTCCAGAAAACCTTGTCTACTTTGAATTTTCTAGTTATGTCCATGATGTTTATAATGACGGTGGCGAGATGGAGTCGCTTGTCGAAGCTAGACTAGATCTTCGATTATTGGAGTCAACTACCAGTTTTGATGATTATACCGAGACAGGTGAGTATAATGATTTGCTTGTAGTGAATGGTTTTGATGATATCTTTGGTGATGCCACAATCTTGCTTTTGAGAATGATAACT GCGCTTCATTTCGGCTGCAAATTGTTCTTCACATTCGACAACCTCGTTACTTTATCATTCGAGAGCGACAAGGATAAAAGCTGGCAAGTTCTGCCACGTCTGCTCAGAAAGACCCCAAAGCTACAAAATTTAGTCATCAAG GTAGATGTGGAGATGTGTGCCCTTGCTATCATCGTCCCAAACGTAAGGGAGTGA
- the LOC111212683 gene encoding myosin-5 isoform X2 codes for MAAPVIIVGSHVWVEDPHLAWIDGQVTRIDGQNIHVRTNKGKTVVTSVYFPKDTEASPGGVDDMTKLSYLHEPGVLQNLETRYELNHIYTYTGNILIAVNPFQRLPHLYATDMMEQYKGIGLGELSPHVFAIGDAAYRAMINEGKSNSILVSGESGAGKTETTKMLMRYLAFLGGRSGVEGRTVEQQVLESNPVLEAFGNAKTLRNNNSSRFGKFVEIQFDKHGRISGAAIRTYLLERSRVCQISDPERNYHCFYLLCAAPPEDIKKYKLGNPQSFHYLNQSSCYELDGVDDASEYLETRRAMDVVGISNEEQEAIFRVVAAILHLGNIDFGLGEEIDSSVIKDENSRFHLNLAAELLMCNAKSLEDALIRRVMVTPEEIITKTLDPDNAIASRDTLAKTIYSHLFDWIVNKINTSIGQDPRSKSIIGVLDIYGFESFKCNSFEQFCINFTNEKLQQHFNQHVFKMEQEEYTKEEIDWSYIEFIDNQDVLDLIEKKPGGIISLLDEACMFPKSTHETFSNKLFQTFKGHERFSKPKLSQTDFTISHYAGEVTYQSNHFIDKNKDYIVAEHQALFTASNCSFVAGLFHALHEDSSRSSKFSSIGSRFKQQLHSLMETLNGTEPHYIRCIKPNNILKPGIFENFNIIHQLRCGGVLEAIRISCAGYPTRLAFYDFLERFGLLAPEVLDGNYDDEVACQMILDKKGLRDYQVGKTKIFLRAGQMAELDARRAEVLGNAARVIQRQFRTWIARKKFRSIRNAAIVLQSFLRGEIARTVHKKLIIEAAALRFQKNFRRYIARKSFVTNRSAAVVLQTGFKGMIARNEFRLRRQTKAAIVIQAHWRGQRAYAYYIRLKKAAIVTQCAWRCRLARRELRMLKLAARETGALKDAKDKLEKRVEELTWRLQLEKRLRTDLEEAKVQEVAKLQESLHTMRSQLKEATVMVLKEQEAARIAIEEAGSVKKEPVVVEDTEKINSLSNEIEKLKGMLSSETHRADEATQAYRSALVQNEELSKRLDEAGKKINQLQDSVQRFQEKVSNLESENKVLRQQSLALSPASRALALRPKTTIIQMQRTPERFTFSNGETKQIQEPETEDRPQKSLNQKQLENQELLLKSISEDIGFSEGKPVAACLIYKCLIHWRSFEVERTNIFNRIIETIASAIEMQENDDVLCYWLSNSATLLMLLERTLKAGNIPPSRHRAMSTSLFGRVSQSFIGSPQSVGFPFMNGRAIGGGLDELRQVEAKYPALLFKQQLTAYLEKIYGVIRDRMKREIAPLLAVCIQAPRQPRSGLIKGRSHNNFEAQKALSAHWQSIVTCLNGHLRTMRANYVPSLLISKVFGQIFSFINVQLFNSLVLRRECCSFSNGEYVKTGLAELEKWCHDATEEFAGSAWDELKHIRQAVGFLVIHQKPKKSLHEITTELCPVLTVQQLYRISTMYSDDKYGTHSVSSEVMGSMRQTVSEDTNKSFLLDDDSSIPFSLEDISKSMPNLEVAEIDPPPLIRQNTSFMFLLERSD; via the exons ATG GCTGCTCCGGTTATAATTGTGGGCTCGCATGTGTGGGTTGAGGATCCGCATTTAGCGTGGATAGATGGACAAGTTACTCGCATCGATGGTCAAAACATTCATGTCAGAACTAACAAAGGCAAAACC GTTGTGACGAGTGTATATTTTCCCAAGGATACTGAAGCTTCACCTGGAGGTGTAGATGACATGACAAAGCTTTCATACTTGCACGAGCCCGGAGTCTTACAAAACCTTGAGACGAGATATGAACTTAACCACATCTAC ACATATACAGGGAATATCTTAATTGCAGTTAATCCATTCCAAAGGCTGCCTCATCTTTATGCAACCGATATGATGGAACAATATAAAGGAATTGGACTTGGAGAACTGAGTCCTCATGTTTTCGCAATCGGGGATGCTGCATACAG GGCGATGATTAATGAAGGGAAGAGCAATTCGATTTTGGTAAGTGGAGAAAGTGGTGCTGGTAAAACCGAGACGACGAAGATGCTCATGAGGTACCTTGCCTTTTTGGGAGGGAGGTCTGGTGTTGAAGGAAGAACAGTTGAACAACAAGTCTTAGag TCCAATCCAGTTCTGGAAGCATTTGGCAATGCGAAAACCTTACGGAACAACAATTCGAG TCGCTTTGGTAAATTTGTTGAAATCCAATTTGACAAGCATGGAAGGATATCTGGGGCAGCTATCAGGACTTATCTGCTTGAGAGGTCCCGTGTTTGCCAAATCTCAGACCCTGAGAGAAACTACCATTGCTTTTACCTTCTTTGTGCTGCTCCACCAGAG gacATAAAGAAGTACAAGTTGGGAAACCCACAGTCATTCCACTATCTAAATCAGTCAAGCTGTTATGAACTGGATGGTGTTGATGATGCTAGTGAATACCTTGAAACCAGAAGAGCTATGGATGTAGTTGGAATCAGTAATGAAGAACAG GAGGCAATCTTCAGGGTGGTTGCTGCGATTCTTCATCTTGGTAACATTGATTTTGGACTAGGGGAAGAAATTGATTCCTCGGTGATCAAAGATGAAAATTCACGATTCCATCTTAACTTGGCCGCAGAGCTACTTAT GTGTAACGCCAAGAGCCTAGAAGATGCACTTATTAGGCGAGTGATGGTTACACCTGAAGAGATTATCACGAAAACTCTTGATCCCGATAATGCAATTGCGAGTAGGGATACCCTGGCAAAGACTATATATTCTCACTTGTTTGACTG GATCGTGAATAAAATCAATACTTCCATCGGGCAGGACCCAAGGTCAAAGTCGATTATTGGAGTTCTGGATATCTATGGGTTTGAAAGTTTCAAGTGCAATAg TTTTGAGCAATTCTGCATCAATTTCACGAATGAAAAACTGCAGCAGCATTTTAATCAG CATGTTTTTAAGATGGAGCAGGAGGAGTACACCAAAGAAGAGATCGATTGGAGCTACATAGAATTTATTGATAACCAAGATGTTCTTGATTTAATTGAAAAA AAACCAGGAGGAATCATTTCACTTCTAGATGAAGCCTG CATGTTTCCCAAGTCTACACATGAAACCTTCTCCAATAAGTTGTTCCAGACGTTCAAAGGTCACGAGAGATTTTCCAAACCGAAGCTCTCTCAGACTGATTTTACGATATCGCATTATGCAGGAGAG GTTACTTATCAATCAAACCATTTTATCGACAAGAACAAGGACTATATAGTTGCTGAACATCAGGCGCTGTTTACTGCATCTAATTGCTCCTTTGTGGCGGGTTTGTTCCATGCGCTTCATGAAGACTCATCCAGGTCATCGAAATTTTCTTCCATTGGGTCACGTTTCAAG CAACAACTTCACTCGCTGATGGAAACCCTGAATGGTACAGAACCTCATTACATCAGATGTATAAAGCCGAATAATATTCTCAAACCTGGCATCTTTGAGAATTTCAACATCATTCATCAATTACGTTGTGGG GGTGTTCTTGAGGCCATTAGGATCAGTTGCGCTGGCTATCCTACCAGACTTGCCTTCTATGATTTTCTCGAACGTTTTGGTCTTCTTGCTCCAGAAGTTTTGGACGGAAA TTATGATGATGAAGTAGCTTGCCAAATGATTCTTGATAAGAAAGGTCTGAGGGACTACCAG GTTGGAAAGACAAAGATTTTCCTTCGAGCTGGTCAGATGGCTGAACTAGATGCTCGGAGAGCAGAGGTGCTTGGAAATGCTGCCAGAGTCATTCAGAGGCAATTCCGCACATGGATTGCCCGAAAGAAATTCCGTTCTATTCGAAATGCTGCAATTGTATTGCAATCCTTCCTAAGAG GCGAGATTGCCCGGACAGTACACAAAAAACTGATTATAGAAGCTGCAGCTCTAAGATTCCAGAAGAATTTCCGCCGGTACATCGCCAGGAAATCTTTTGTAACCAACAGATCAGCTGCAGTCGTGTTGCAGACTGGCTTTAAGGGCATGATTGCACGTAATGAATTCAGGTTAAGAAGGCAAACAAAAGCTGCCATAGTGATTCAG GCCCACTGGCGTGGTCAGCGAGCATACGCATATTACATAAGACTTAAGAAGGCGGCAATAGTCACTCAATGTGCCTGGAGATGCAGACTTGCTAGAAGAGAGCTTAGAATGCTGAAATTG GCTGCAAGAGAAACTGGTGCTCTTAAAGATGCTAAAGATAAATTGGAGAAGCGGGTGGAAGAGCTTACCTGGCGTTTGCAATTGGAGAAGCGATTAAGG ACTGATTTGGAGGAGGCAAAGGTGCAAGAAGTTGCAAAGCTGCAAGAGTCTTTGCACACCATGCGGTCGCAGTTGAAAGAAGCTACTGTAATGGTATTAAAGGAACAGGAGGCCGCTCGAATAGCAATTGAAGAAGCAGGTTCAGTAAAAAAGGAACCTGTTGTTGTTGAAGATACAGAGAAGATAAATTCTTTGAGTAACGAAATTGAGAAGCTAAAG GGAATGTTGTCATCAGAAACACATAGGGCAGATGAAGCAACGCAGGCTTATCGCAGTGCATTAGTCCAAAATGAGGAATTAAGTAAGAGACTTGACGAagctggaaaaaaaataaaccagCTTCAAGATTCTGTTCAGAG ATTCCAAGAAAAAGTCTCTAATTTGGAGTCAGAGAATAAGGTACTCCGGCAACAGTCTCTTGCTCTCTCACCAGCTAGTAGAGCTTTGGCCCTAAGACCAAAAACTACCATAATTCAG ATGCAGAGAACTCCCGAGAGATTTACTTTCTCCAAtggagaaacaaaacaaattcag GAACCTGAAACTGAGGATAGGCCCCAGAAATCGCTTAATCAGAAACAGCTG GAAAACCAGGAGCTACTACTAAAGTCTATCTCGGAAGATATAGGATTTTCTGAAGGCAAGCCTGTTGCTGCATGCCTGATATATAAGTGTCTGATACACTGGAGATCTTTTGAAGTAGAAAGGACCAATATATTTAATCGTATAATTGAGACAATAGCATCGGCCATCGAG ATGCAGGAAAACGACGATGTACTATGCTATTGGTTATCCAATTCCGCCACACTTTTAATGTTACTTGAACGCACTCTGAAAGCGGGTAACATACCTCCCTCGAGACATCGGGCGATGTCTACATCTTTGTTTGGACGAGTATCTCAG AGTTTCATAGGCTCTCCACAAAGTGTTGGATTCCCATTTATGAATGGAAGGGCGATTGGTGGAGGGCTAGACGAACTACGTCAAGTGGAAGCTAAATATCCTGCTTTGCTTTTCAAGCAGCAGCTCACCGCTTACCTAGAAAAGATTTATGGAGTGATCCGAGACCGGATGAAGAGAGAGATTGCGCCTCTGCTTGCTGTTTGCATTCAG GCACCAAGGCAACCACGTTCTGGTTTAATAAAAGGACGCTCACATAATAATTTTGAGGCTCAAAAAGCGCTAAGTGCTCATTGGCAAAGCATTGTCACATGTCTAAACGGCCACTTGAGGACTATGAGGGCCAACTAT GTGCCTTCGTTGCTAATTTCTAAAGTGTTCGGGCAGATATTTTCATTTATCAATGTTCAGTTGTTTAACAG CCTTGTTTTGCGACGTGAATGCTGCTCGTTTAGCAACGGAGAGTATGTAAAAACAGGACTTGCAGAGCTTGAAAAGTGGTGCCATGATGCAACTGAGGAG TTTGCTGGTTCGGCTTGGGATGAACTAAAgcacatcagacaagctgttgGCTTCTTGGTTATACATCAGAAGCCTAAGAAAAGCTTACACGAGATAACTACTGAACTTTGTCCG GTGCTTACCGTGCAGCAACTTTACAGGATCAGTACTATGTATTCGGACGACAAATACGGAACACATAGCGTATCTTCAGAG GTGATGGGAAGCATGAGGCAGACGGTTTCAGAGGATACCAACAAGTCATTTTTACTAGACGACGATTCGAG CATCCCATTCTCGCTTGAAGACATCTCGAAATCGATGCCAAACTTAGAGGTTGCGGAGATCGATCCTCCTCCATTGATTCGCCAAAACACCAGCTTCATGTTCTTGTTGGAAAGGTCAGACTGA